A single genomic interval of Malania oleifera isolate guangnan ecotype guangnan chromosome 13, ASM2987363v1, whole genome shotgun sequence harbors:
- the LOC131146384 gene encoding cytokinin hydroxylase, with product MGFVNSTDKFWDGTVMTRCVGMGVLGLFVILWGLMFWYFWIGPTRAHRKLQRNGFGGPPPCFPLGNIPDMMNTKKNKKKKNSNITTPSASTEYSSIFGSPTTMISHDLHSTVFPHFARWQKSHGKVFTYWQGTEPFLYVAEPEFIRQMSEGVLGKNWGKPALFKRDRKPMFGNGLNMVEGDDWVRHRHLISPAFSPHYLKGMVSLMVESTMKMLDRWSGLISSGRSEIDVEKEILRTAAEILGKTSFGINYENGREVFEKLREIQATLFQPNRYLGVPLSQFIMNLKQTLVAKRLGDEIDGLLLSIISARRKASPSPKGGQTDLLGQMLAAEGKALTPRELVDECKTLFYGGHETSAMTVTWTLLLLAMHPQWQSQLRQEIREVVGDGEIDPTKLNCLKKMGWVMNETLRLYSSAPNAQRQAREDIRVNDSTIPNGTNIWIDLVAMHHDPTLWGDAVNEFRPERFEDDLHGGCKHKMGFLPFGFGGRMCVGRNLSIMEYKIMLSSILTRFSFSLSPTYTHSPSYLLSLKPAYGLPLVLQPLES from the exons atgggattTGTCAACAGTACTGATAAGTTTTGGGATGGTACTGTGATGACGAGGTGCGTGGGGATGGGGGTATTGGGGTTGTTCGTGATTTTGTGGGGATTGATGTTCTGGTACTTCTGGATTGGGCCTACTCGGGCACACCGTAAGCTTCAGAGGAATGGGTTTGGAGGTCCTCCTCCATGTTTCCCCCTGGGAAATATTCCAGACATGATGAACAccaagaagaataagaagaagaagaacagtaATATTACTACTCCCTCTGCATCGACAGAATATTCTTCAATATTTGGATCTCCGACCACCATGATCTCGCACGATTTACACTCCACTGTGTTTCCTCATTTTGCCCGCTGGCAAAAATCCCACg GGAAGGTGTTCACGTATTGGCAGGGAACAGAGCCATTTTTGTACGTGGCAGAGCCAGAGTTCATAAGGCAGATGTCAGAAGGAGTGTTGGGGAAGAACTGGGGAAAGCCCGCTCTGTTCAAACGCGATAGAAAGCCCATGTTCGGCAATGGCTTGAACATGGTTGAAGGCGATGACTGGGTTCGTCACAGGCATCTCATCTCCCCTGCCTTCTCTCCCCACTACTTAAAG GGTATGGTAAGCTTAATGGTGGAGTCGACCATGAAGATGCTAGACCGGTGGTCTGGCCTCATCAGCTCGGGGCGGTCGGAAATAGACGTGGAGAAGGAAATCCTACGCACGGCGGCGGAGATCCTCGGAAAGACGAGCTTCGGCATAAACTACGAGAACGGCCGGGAAGTTTTCGAGAAGCTGAGAGAAATACAAGCCACCCTCTTCCAGCCCAACCGCTACCTGGGCGTCCCACTGAGCCAGTTCATCATGAACCTTAAACAAACCCTGGTAGCTAAGAGGCTGGGCGACGAGATCGACGGCCTTCTTCTTTCGATCATCTCCGCCCGGCGAAAGGCGTCGCCGTCACCAAAGGGCGGCCAGACGGACTTGCTGGGGCAGATGCTGGCGGCGGAGGGGAAGGCGTTGACGCCACGAGAACTGGTGGACGAGTGCAAGACTCTCTTCTACGGGGGTCACGAGACGTCGGCGATGACGGTCACGTGGACGTTGCTGCTTCTGGCCATGCATCCCCAGTGGCAATCCCAGCTCAGACAGGAGATCAGGGAGGTGGTCGGCGACGGAGAGATTGATCCCACCAAGCTTAATTGCCTCAAGAAG ATGGGATGGGTGATGAATGAGACCTTACGCCTATACTCGTCGGCCCCCAACGCACAAAGGCAAGCAAGAGAAGACATTCGAGTTAACGACTCGACAATTCCCAATGGAACCAACATATGGATTGACCTCGTAGCCATGCACCACGACCCAACTCTCTGGGGTGATGCAGTGAACGAGTTTAGACCAGAGAGGTTCGAGGATGATTTGCACGGAGGATGCAAGCACAAGATGGGGTTTTTGCCCTTTGGGTTTGGAGGGAGAATGTGTGTCGGTAGGAATTTGAGCATAATGGAGTATAAGATTATGTTAAGTTCAATTCTCACTAGGTTTTCCTTCTCCCTCTCCCCAACCTACACTCACTCTCCTTCCTACTTGTTGTCTCTCAAACCTGCCTATGGACTGCCTTTGGTCCTTCAGCCTTTGGAGTCATAG